Proteins from a genomic interval of Trichoderma breve strain T069 chromosome 2, whole genome shotgun sequence:
- a CDS encoding enoyl-(Acyl carrier protein) reductase domain-containing protein: protein MAVQGPLANKIAIITGSGKENGIGAAIALTLARAGARVTINHVSDSSAARAVEADVSTAEGTKKIVEGTLSGFKVDHIDIIVNNAAIATYSPTLQTPPEDIFRVFGVVVVGPVLLLQAAYPHMPHGGRVINIGSVSSKMGFYQLPIYAAAKAAMDQLTWSLSREIGRDGKNITINTIAPGPVDTDSVPAGDPQSQAMKKWLISLTRAEDRVGTVSDIADAVLLLADEKSRWITGQYISASGGIV from the exons ATGGCGGTACAAGGTCCTCTCGCAAACAAGATTGCAATAATCACAGGTTCAGGGAAAGAGAATGGAATTGGGGCTGCCATCGCTCTCACCTTAGCTCGTGCCGGAGCCCGTGTCACGATCAACCATGTGTCCGACTCGTCTGCGGCAAGGGCTGTCGAG GCAGACGTTTCCACTGCTGAAGGGACCAAAAAGATTGTCGAAGGCACTTTGAGTGGATTCAAGGTCGACCACATTGACATTATTG TAAACAATGCTGCCATAGCAACATACTCGCCGACGCTTCAAACCCCTCCAGAAGACATTTTCAGAGTGTTTGGAGTAGTAGTGGTCGGACCGGTCCTCCTTCTGCAAGCAGCATACCCACATATGCCTCACGGGGGCCGTGTCATCAACATCGGAAGCGTCTCCTCTAAGATGGGATTTTACCAGTTGCCGATTTATGCCGCTGCTAAAGCAGCCATGGATCAGCTAACTTGGAGTCTATCGCGGGAG ATTGGTCGTGACGGCAaaaacatcaccatcaacactATAGCACCAGGGCCAGTGGATACAGATTCGGTACCTGCTGGGGATCCTCAGTCGCAAGCTATGAAGAAGTGGCTTATTTCTCTCACAAGAGCTGAAGATAGAGTTGGAACAGTGAGTGACATCGCCGATGCGGTTCTACTTCTAGCAGACGAGAAGAGTCGTTGGATTACAGGCCAGTACATTTCCGCTAGCGGCGGCATTGTGTAA